One stretch of Sylvia atricapilla isolate bSylAtr1 chromosome 4, bSylAtr1.pri, whole genome shotgun sequence DNA includes these proteins:
- the LOC136360260 gene encoding uncharacterized protein, translated as MSAWPCPVLWSLTVVCLTGIALGQTTSTEVPIASTPALLNAASTEVPLVSTTAPSSATSTEVPVASTPAPSSATTAVASAPPTAPATLSAGLTQTTANPAASTAAPSADPSTKTAAQTLATTGSIPTSSSRAASQASTALTGTPSSAPASPPGVTTSPGLTSSAPLLSTPQPSNCSRVNVTACARCPPGTVPNQGTLSCSCCAGGSCTDPSACSPCPPGHYQPQSGQPSCLPCPQGYFTSFSRSTMCLPCPPGHFANESGAAACRACERGYFSSKQNAAFCLPCQPGSFCNTTSCSACLSCAAGQEAPREASEECEPCPPGTLKGPSDNRCKACRTGEYQLQRGKESCDPCPENHYCPSPDVSPVKCPPDAFCPRGSVEPTYCMELFLYKAGDSCQLTPATVIVLATFSAGGILVVFLLILRRRQEPGKNSLKSLLLPRGSGGHSTYGGTEHTEPVYAGW; from the exons ATGAGTGCCTGGCCCTGTCCTGTGCTCTGGAGCTTGACCGTGGTGTGTTTAACAG gTATTGCTTTAGGCCAGACAACCAGCACTGAGGTTCCCATTGCATCAACCCCAGCACTTCTCAATGCAGCCAGCACTGAGGTCCCACTTGTATCAACCACTGCACCTTCCAGTGCAACCAGCACGGAGGTCCCAGTTGCATCAaccccagcaccttccagtgcaACCACTGCTGTGGCCTCTGCTCCCCCAACTGCTCCTGCAACACTCTCAGCTGGACTGACCCAAACCACTGCAAACCCTGCTGCatccacagcagctccatctgctGATCCAAGCACAAAAACCGCTGCCCAGACTCTGGCCACCACAGGGTCTATCCCCACCTCtagcagcagggctgcctctCAGGCATCTACAGCACTGACAGGCAcacccagcagtgccccagcgTCCCCTCCAGGAGTGACCACATCCCCTGGACTCACGTCCTCAGCCCCACTCCTCAGCACCCCCCAGCCCTCCAACTGCAGCAGAGTGAATGTGACAGCCTGTGCCCGCTGCCCTCCAGGGACTGTCCCCAACCAAG GCACCCTGAGCTGCTCATGCTGTGCAGGGGGCTCGTGCACAGaccccagtgcctgcagcccctgcccaccaGGCCACTACCAGCCCCAAAGTGGGCAACcatcctgcctgccctgcccacagGGGTATTTCACCAG ctTCTCAAGGAGCACCATGTGTCTTCCCTGCCCACCAGGACATTTTGCTAATGAgtctggggctgcagcctgcagagcctgtgagcGAG gcTATTTTAGCTCCaagcaaaatgcagctttttgtCTGCCTTGCCAGCCAGGATCATTTTGCAA caccaccagctgCTCGGCCTGTCTGTCCTGCGCTGCGGGGCAGGAGGCTCCCCGGGAGGCATCGGAGGAGTGCGAGCCCTGCCCACCAG GTACATTGAAAGGCCCCAGCGACAACAGATGCAAGGCCTGCAGGACAGGAGAGTACCAATTACAGCGGGGCAAGGAGAGCTGTGACCCGTGCCCAGAAAACCACTACTGCCCT AGCCCAGATGTGAGCCCAGTCAAGTGCCCTCCTGATGCCTTCTGCCCCAGGGGCAGCGTGGAGCCCACCTACTGCATGGAGCTCTTCCTGTACAAGGCAGGGGACTCCTGCCAGCTGACCCCTGCCACGGTCATTGTCCTGGCCACCTTCTCAGCAG GTGGAATCCTTGTTGTCTTTCTATTAATTCTTAGAAGGCGGCAAGAGCCTGGCAAGAACTCCTTGaagtccctgctgctgccccgggGCTCGGGAGGACACTCCACATATGGGggcacagaacacacagagcCAGTCTATGCTGGCTGGTAG